The following coding sequences lie in one Crassostrea angulata isolate pt1a10 chromosome 10, ASM2561291v2, whole genome shotgun sequence genomic window:
- the LOC128166389 gene encoding uncharacterized protein LOC128166389: MADGLSVRTVVERLLQRDIPDQIGETSGVQFELTGMRTTNLHLPSAAMKNDVITTKGGGVSMVGKYRFTYGRLLSGDGDFDVIVSGLSLVISPPIRHRNQNARHPRVTHVNSHGDQRNPNNADRDTLMRLVHHGHVECTARSVKIKFRGKSARLCGFLTKVFSRWIISQLQISTAEFVKSWFREEPDMSSIALMALFAMNDDNAVEEEELQSQCWRFRRRRRALQH, translated from the exons ATGGCTG ACGGACTGAGTGTGAGGACGGTGGTAGAACGTCTGCTTCAGCGGGACATCCCGGACCAGATCGGGGAAACCTCGGGGGTGCAGTTTGAACTGACAGG AATGCGTACAACAAACCTTCATCTCCCCTCCGCCGCcatgaaaaatgacgtcatcacCACCAAAGGCGGTGGCGTCAGCATGGTGGGCAAATACCGCTTCACCTACGGCAGATT ACTATCAGGCGATGGAGATTTTGACGTCATTGTTTCTGGTCTCTCCCTAGTCATCAGTCCTCCAATAC GCCACCGAAATCAAAACGCACGCCACCCCCGAGTAACCCACGTTAATTCGCATGGCGACCAACGAAACCCCAACAACGCCGACCGTGATACCTTAATGAGGCTTGTCCACCATGGTCACGTGGAATGTACGGCTAGGAGTGTCAAGATCAAGTTCCGGGGGAAGTCGGCCCGGCTTTGTGGCTTTCTGACCAAAGTCTTCTCTCGGTGGATCATCTCACAACTCCAAATCAGC ACAGCTGAATTCGTAAAAAGTTGGTTCCGAGAAGAACCAGACATGTCTTCTATTGCCCTTATGG CGCTCTTCGCAATGAACGACGACAATGCAGTGG AGGAAGAAGAGTTACAAAGTCAGTGCTGGAGATTCCGTAGAAGAAGAAGAGCGTTAcaacattaa